The genomic window ATCGCCTCCGAATCCGGCTCCGCGATCGGGTGGTACCGTCCGCCGTCGGTAAGCGTCGCGTTCGCTCCGTACATGAATTCGATCGGGTTCGAAAGCTGGAGTCCGCTGCAGTGGGACTCGAGGTCGCCGTCAGCGCCGTCGGCACCCTCCGGGCGGAGCGACGCCCCAGCGGTCGCGGCGGCGGTGAGCGTCGCATGCGTGTAGACGACGGCGAGTGGCGCTTCGTCACCCCGGTCGACGGGCGGCGCGGTGTCTCGGTCGACGTACGCGATCAGTGCAGGCGCGTCGTCCGGTCGACGCACCACGTCGATTCCGGTCCGCGAGTTCGAGCCGTTCATGCTCCCGTCCTCGAGCAGCGACGAGAGCGAGACGCCCATCCGGGTGTCGGTATCAACGGTAACGGCGACGCGCAGCGCTTCGCTACTGGTCAACAGCGACATGATCGGACTCGAGTCCGTGACGAGCGCCTTCGCCTCTGTCTCGCTCAGGACCCGTCTGACCGCCCTGTTCTCGTAGCACGCGGGGAGCGTCACGGGAACGCAGCCGGCTCTGAGCGTTCCGTAAACCGCGATGAGAAACGAGCGCGGATCGGACGTATGAACCGCAACCCTGTCCCCGGTCGTGATCTCTCTATCCTGAAGGCCGCCCGCGAACGAGTCCGTCGCGGACCAGAGTTGCGAAAACGTCATCGGCTCCTCGCACTCTACCGCCGTCTCCCCCGGTATCTCCATCGCTACCGATTGTAGCTCTTTCACGAAGTTCGACATCTGTTTATAGTCTCACGTCGAGAGAGGTAGTTATAAAATTTCACTCTCTTCGAGATAGTCAAACATTCGTATTATTGTGTCCAAATATGCCGTTCGATCTGAGACGATTTTCGGAACGACCGGGCAGAAACACAACGGGTGGGAGTTGAAAGGAGCAAGAGAGAATCGAAACGAGCGGTCGGCAAGCGAGCCGATCGAACTGTTAGTCCCCGTCCTCGTCCTCGAGCACGGCTAACCGCGAGTCCCGTAGGAGCACCTTCCTGACGATCGAGGGGTTCTCGAGCAGGCGGTGTTTCGCGTGTGCACCGCGGCCGCGACCGCGGCCCTCACGTTCCGACTGGATCACGTTGAGGAAGTTCTGTTCCTGCAGAATTTCCTGTACTCGCCGTTCGGAAAGCACATCGAAGTCAAGTCGGCTGGCGACCTCCTTGTACTGGTTGTAGATGATCTTCGTCGGGAACTCCTTCTCCGAGCTGTTCTCGGTCAGCAGCGTCAGCGAGTAAAGGATCGCCTTGGCCTGCTGTGGCGACCCCTCGATCAATTCGTTGAACCGGTCGGCCTCGGTCTTCTCCTTGGCGTCGCGGACGTGGTCCGCCGTGACCCGCGTATCGTTTCGCTTCTTCGCGATGCGCCCCGCGTTCCGGAGGATGTCGATCGCCTTGCGCGCGTCGCCGTGTTCCTGGGCGGCCAGTGCGGCCGTGAGCGGAATCACATCGTCGGAGAGCACCCCGTCGTGGAAGGCGTCGCGGCGCTTCTCGAGAATTTCGACGAGTTGGTTCGCGTCGTACGGCGAGAAGACGAGTTCGTCCCGCGAGAGACTCGATTTGACCCGCTCGGAGAGGTGATCGGGGAAGTCGATCTTGTTCGAGATGCCGATGATACCGATACTCGAGTCCGAAATGCGTCGGTTCTCGCCCGCACGGGAGAGTTTGCGGAGGACCTCGTCGTCCTCGAGCATGTCGATCTCGTCTAAGATGACGATGGTGACGTCGGTACAGTGGTCGACGGCCTGCCAGAGGCGCTTGTAGTAGTCGCCGGTGCCGAGGCCGCGGTCGGGGACGGTGACCCCGCTCGCGTCGGGTTCGTTGACGATCTGGGCGATCGTCTTGACGATGGACGCCTCGGTGTTCTGCTCGCCGCAGTCGATGAAGGCGTACTTGACCGTGATATCGTCGTGGCCGGCCTCGGTGATCACTCGCTGTGTCACCGACCGCGAGATGAGTGATTTGCCGGTGCCGGTCTTGCCGAAGATGAACAGGTGGTTGGGCTCGCTCCCGAAGATCGCCGGATTCAGGGCGTCCGCAACCCGTTGCATCTGCTCGTCGCGACCGACGATCCGATCCGGACCAGGCAGGTGCGTGATCTCGAGCAGGCGCTCGTCGGCGAAAACCGGATCGTCGTACCGAAAGAGCGGGTCTCGATCGTCGTTGGCGGACATTGCAGTACCCGCCTCCTTCCAACTGGATTGAAATAAAGATGTGGGGATCGATCGCGGGTGTAAACCACCCGTCTCAGCGACTCGAGTGAGGGACAACGGCGGCATGACTCATATACAGTCCCGGCGCCTCCCTCGCGCTTCTAACCGTGGATCCGGGCGCGATCGGAGACGGACACCCCCGTCGCGGATGTAATTATCGCGGTATGCGGCCGGTGATGGCCCTCATAGCCCCGATCCCGGGAGCAACTTCCCGCGGTATGCGCGAGGACAGTTATCCGCGGGTTCAACGAGATGTCGACTCGAGAACGGAGCGAGCGAACGATCCGCCGGTCCCGCAGGGGACACCCACCCCCGTCGCGTTTGTAACGGCGAGACGGTGGGGATGGGGACGAGTTATCCGGAGATATCCGGCGATTGATGCCGATTTCAGGACGATTTTACAGCCGCGACAACGGTGTGTTCCGAAACAATACCGCCACACATTATTCGACTTACAAACGCGAGGGGGGTGTGTCCCTCTCTCATGTGTCGTGTAGCGATTACGACTCGGGCAATAGTCCGGATATACCGGTATAAGTTTGTTCTAACAGCGGGTACGTATTTTCCACCCTCCATACCTATCTCTATGTAGACAATAACTTCTAGAATCTAGTTACTAGTACTCACTAGTGAGAAAACAAGAA from Natrinema versiforme includes these protein-coding regions:
- a CDS encoding class I adenylate-forming enzyme family protein, coding for MSNFVKELQSVAMEIPGETAVECEEPMTFSQLWSATDSFAGGLQDREITTGDRVAVHTSDPRSFLIAVYGTLRAGCVPVTLPACYENRAVRRVLSETEAKALVTDSSPIMSLLTSSEALRVAVTVDTDTRMGVSLSSLLEDGSMNGSNSRTGIDVVRRPDDAPALIAYVDRDTAPPVDRGDEAPLAVVYTHATLTAAATAGASLRPEGADGADGDLESHCSGLQLSNPIEFMYGANATLTDGGRYHPIAEPDSEAIRSLIVTADIDRTFLTPQQYRDLRASDLSTEEYDLTVVESTPTAIGGQSGDTGDADRLFGLPETGLTHRRTPDDLESGTIGTPLSDVRARVLERADGDELAVAGPALMDGYFERSSLTDEMTETLDEAHWIATGVPVQSRNDEIVLATESDAARAASTR
- a CDS encoding Cdc6/Cdc18 family protein; translated protein: MSANDDRDPLFRYDDPVFADERLLEITHLPGPDRIVGRDEQMQRVADALNPAIFGSEPNHLFIFGKTGTGKSLISRSVTQRVITEAGHDDITVKYAFIDCGEQNTEASIVKTIAQIVNEPDASGVTVPDRGLGTGDYYKRLWQAVDHCTDVTIVILDEIDMLEDDEVLRKLSRAGENRRISDSSIGIIGISNKIDFPDHLSERVKSSLSRDELVFSPYDANQLVEILEKRRDAFHDGVLSDDVIPLTAALAAQEHGDARKAIDILRNAGRIAKKRNDTRVTADHVRDAKEKTEADRFNELIEGSPQQAKAILYSLTLLTENSSEKEFPTKIIYNQYKEVASRLDFDVLSERRVQEILQEQNFLNVIQSEREGRGRGRGAHAKHRLLENPSIVRKVLLRDSRLAVLEDEDGD